A genomic window from Arthrobacter sp. FW305-BF8 includes:
- the murA gene encoding UDP-N-acetylglucosamine 1-carboxyvinyltransferase: MSSVLTIRGGVPLTGRVTVRGAKNLVPKAMVAALLGNEPSVLRNVPEIKDVEVVTSLLQLHGVTVDKDPVTGDLTLDPKGAKTAPSTAIDAHAGDSRIPILLCGPLIHAVGEAFIPDLGGCKIGDRPIDYHLNVLRQFGAVVEKRPGGIHISAPKGLRGAKISLPYPSVGATEQVLLSATRAEGITELSGAATEPEIVDLIAVLQKMGAIISVQTDRTIRIEGVRELGGYNHRALSDRNESASWASAALVTRGDIFVEGASQRDMMTFLNTFRKVGGGMDIGEDGIRFYHRGGKLSPLVLETDVHPGFMTDWQQPLVVALTQAEGVSIVHETVYENRFGFTEALIRMGASIQVHRECLGSVPCRFGQRNFLHSAVISGPTQLKGTDIDVPDLRGGFSHLIAALAATGTSRVTGIDIINRGYERFTEKLAGLGADFDISPAK, encoded by the coding sequence ATGAGTAGTGTTCTGACAATCCGCGGAGGCGTCCCGCTAACTGGCCGTGTCACCGTCCGCGGTGCCAAGAACCTTGTGCCCAAGGCCATGGTGGCCGCGCTGCTGGGCAACGAGCCTTCCGTGCTGCGGAACGTTCCGGAAATCAAGGACGTCGAGGTAGTCACCAGCCTGCTCCAGCTCCACGGCGTGACCGTCGACAAGGATCCCGTCACCGGTGACCTGACCCTGGATCCCAAGGGTGCCAAGACTGCGCCGAGCACGGCCATAGACGCCCACGCCGGCGACTCCCGGATCCCCATCCTGCTGTGCGGTCCCCTGATCCACGCGGTCGGCGAGGCCTTCATCCCGGACCTGGGCGGCTGCAAGATCGGGGACCGGCCCATCGACTACCACCTGAACGTGCTGCGGCAGTTTGGCGCCGTCGTCGAAAAGCGTCCGGGCGGCATACACATTTCGGCGCCCAAGGGCCTGCGCGGGGCCAAGATTTCCCTGCCGTACCCCTCCGTCGGCGCCACGGAGCAGGTTCTCCTGAGTGCCACGCGCGCCGAAGGCATCACCGAACTCTCCGGTGCCGCCACCGAGCCGGAAATTGTTGACCTCATCGCCGTGCTGCAGAAGATGGGCGCCATCATCAGCGTCCAGACGGACCGCACCATCCGGATCGAGGGTGTCCGCGAGTTGGGCGGCTACAACCACCGCGCGCTGTCGGACCGCAACGAGTCGGCCTCCTGGGCGTCCGCGGCGCTGGTGACGCGCGGCGACATCTTCGTTGAAGGCGCCTCCCAGCGGGACATGATGACCTTCCTGAACACCTTCCGCAAGGTGGGCGGCGGCATGGACATCGGCGAGGACGGCATCCGCTTCTACCACCGCGGCGGCAAGCTCAGTCCCCTCGTCCTCGAAACGGACGTCCACCCCGGATTCATGACCGACTGGCAGCAGCCCCTCGTCGTAGCCCTGACCCAGGCCGAAGGCGTGTCCATCGTGCACGAGACCGTCTACGAGAACCGCTTCGGCTTCACCGAGGCACTCATCCGCATGGGCGCCAGCATCCAGGTGCACCGGGAATGCCTGGGCAGCGTGCCGTGCCGCTTCGGACAGCGGAACTTCCTGCATTCCGCCGTCATCTCCGGCCCCACCCAGCTCAAGGGAACCGACATCGACGTACCTGACCTCCGCGGCGGCTTCAGCCACCTGATCGCCGCCCTGGCCGCCACGGGAACTTCCCGCGTGACCGGAATCGACATCATCAACCGCGGCTACGAGCGGTTCACCGAGAAGCTGGCCGGGCTCGGCGCCGACTTCGACATTTCACCGGCGAAGTAG
- the leuD gene encoding 3-isopropylmalate dehydratase small subunit yields the protein MEKFTTHTGIGVPLRQSNVDTDQIIPAVYLKRITRTGFEDALFAAWRKDPAFILNQEPFNAGSVLVAGPDFGTGSSREHAVWALKDYGFKAVLSSRFADIFRGNSGKQGLLAAQVAQDDIELIWKTLENAPGTEVTVDLASKTVTCGSVVAPFEIDDYTRWRLLEGLDDIGLTLQHEEDITAYEATRPSFKPLTLPARTS from the coding sequence ATGGAAAAGTTCACCACCCACACCGGTATCGGCGTCCCGCTGCGCCAGAGCAACGTCGACACGGACCAGATCATCCCCGCCGTCTACCTCAAGCGCATCACCCGCACCGGCTTCGAGGATGCGCTGTTCGCGGCCTGGCGCAAGGACCCGGCGTTCATCCTGAACCAGGAACCGTTCAACGCCGGCTCCGTGCTGGTGGCCGGGCCGGACTTCGGCACCGGGTCCTCCCGGGAGCACGCCGTCTGGGCGCTCAAGGACTATGGCTTCAAAGCTGTGCTGTCCTCGCGCTTCGCGGACATCTTCCGCGGCAACTCCGGCAAGCAGGGACTCCTCGCCGCCCAGGTTGCCCAGGATGACATCGAGCTCATCTGGAAGACCCTCGAGAACGCACCGGGAACCGAGGTGACCGTTGACCTCGCCTCCAAGACCGTCACCTGCGGCAGCGTGGTTGCGCCGTTCGAGATCGACGACTACACGCGCTGGCGCCTGCTCGAGGGCCTCGACGACATCGGACTGACCCTGCAGCACGAGGAGGACATTACGGCCTACGAAGCCACCCGGCCGTCCTTCAAGCCGCTTACACTCCCGGCCAGGACTTCCTGA
- the leuC gene encoding 3-isopropylmalate dehydratase large subunit codes for MAKTLAEKVWDAHVVRKGNGEGANAQPDLLYIDLHLVHEVTSPQAFEGLRLAGRKLRRPDLTIATEDHNTPTLDIDKPIADLTSRTQIQTLRNNCEEFGVRLHSLGDAEQGIVHVVGPQLGLTQPGMTVVCGDSHTSTHGAFGALAMGIGTSEVEHVMATQTLSLKPFKTMAINVEGTLRPGVTAKDIILAVIAKIGTGGGQGYVLEYRGSAIRALSMDARMTICNMSIEAGARAGMVAPDETTYAYMSGRPHAPQGAEWDAAVEYWNTLRTDDDAVFDVQVDLDANTLEPFVTWGTNPGQGVSLSAKVPSPEDFGDENAKAAAERALQYMGLAAGTPMKDIRVDTVFLGSCTNSRIEDLRAAADIVRGREKDPKVRMLVVPGSARVRLEAEAEGLDKVFKDFGAEWRFAGCSMCLGMNPDQLEPGERCASTSNRNFEGRQGKGGRTHLVSPVVAAATAVRGTLSSPSDLDPAPASAALTTDAA; via the coding sequence ATGGCCAAAACATTGGCCGAGAAAGTCTGGGATGCGCACGTGGTGCGCAAAGGCAACGGCGAAGGCGCCAACGCCCAGCCGGACCTTCTGTACATCGACCTCCACCTCGTCCATGAGGTGACCTCCCCGCAGGCCTTCGAGGGTCTCCGCCTGGCCGGCCGCAAGCTGCGCCGCCCGGACCTCACCATCGCCACCGAGGACCACAACACCCCGACGCTGGACATCGACAAGCCGATTGCCGACCTCACCAGCCGGACCCAGATCCAGACCCTCCGCAACAACTGCGAGGAGTTCGGTGTCCGCCTGCACTCCCTCGGTGACGCCGAGCAGGGCATCGTGCACGTTGTAGGTCCGCAGCTTGGACTGACCCAGCCCGGCATGACCGTGGTGTGCGGTGACTCGCACACGTCCACCCACGGCGCGTTCGGCGCGCTGGCCATGGGCATCGGCACCTCCGAGGTGGAGCACGTCATGGCCACCCAGACGCTGTCCCTCAAGCCCTTCAAGACCATGGCCATCAATGTCGAGGGCACGCTGCGCCCCGGCGTGACCGCCAAGGACATTATCCTGGCCGTCATCGCCAAGATCGGCACCGGCGGCGGCCAGGGCTATGTCCTGGAATACCGTGGCTCGGCCATCCGCGCGCTGTCCATGGACGCGCGGATGACCATCTGCAACATGTCCATCGAAGCAGGCGCGCGCGCCGGCATGGTGGCTCCGGATGAGACGACTTACGCCTACATGAGCGGGCGCCCGCACGCGCCGCAGGGCGCCGAGTGGGACGCCGCCGTCGAATACTGGAACACGCTGCGCACGGACGACGACGCCGTCTTCGACGTCCAGGTTGACCTGGACGCCAACACCCTTGAGCCGTTCGTGACCTGGGGCACGAACCCCGGCCAGGGCGTCTCGCTGTCGGCAAAGGTACCGTCCCCGGAGGACTTCGGCGACGAGAACGCCAAGGCCGCCGCGGAACGCGCCCTGCAGTACATGGGCCTGGCGGCCGGAACGCCCATGAAGGACATCCGCGTGGACACCGTCTTCCTGGGCTCCTGCACCAACTCCCGCATCGAGGACCTGCGGGCCGCGGCGGACATCGTCCGCGGCCGCGAGAAGGACCCGAAAGTCCGGATGCTGGTGGTCCCCGGCTCTGCCCGGGTGCGCCTCGAAGCCGAGGCCGAGGGCCTGGACAAGGTCTTCAAGGACTTCGGCGCCGAGTGGCGTTTTGCCGGCTGCTCCATGTGCCTGGGCATGAACCCGGACCAGCTGGAGCCGGGGGAGCGGTGCGCCTCCACCTCCAACCGCAACTTCGAGGGCCGGCAGGGCAAGGGAGGCCGCACGCACCTTGTTTCTCCTGTGGTTGCAGCCGCCACGGCCGTCCGCGGAACGCTGAGTTCGCCGTCGGACCTCGATCCGGCACCGGCATCCGCAGCCCTCACCACCGACGCCGCCTAG
- a CDS encoding IclR family transcriptional regulator, which produces MDNSSGVGVIDKAAQVLDALEAGPTTLAQLVAATGLARPTVHRLALALVHHRLVSRDIQGRFVLGSRLVELASAAGEDRLIASAGPVLMQLRDATGESAQIFRRQGDWRVCVASAERPIGLRDTIPVGTQLSMKAGSAAQVLLAWEDHDRLLEGLQSARFTPTVLAGVRRRGWGQSLGEREPGVASVSAPVRGPSGRVIAAVSISGPIERLTRQPGRLHAEVVCNAARVLTEALRKNND; this is translated from the coding sequence ATGGACAATTCTAGTGGAGTCGGCGTCATTGATAAAGCAGCGCAGGTGCTCGACGCGCTTGAGGCCGGGCCCACCACTCTTGCGCAGCTGGTCGCTGCCACCGGACTGGCGCGGCCCACCGTGCACAGGCTCGCGCTGGCACTGGTCCACCACCGCCTCGTCAGCCGGGACATCCAAGGCCGGTTTGTCCTCGGCAGCCGCCTCGTCGAGCTTGCCTCCGCCGCCGGCGAGGACAGGCTGATTGCCTCCGCGGGGCCGGTTCTCATGCAGCTTCGTGACGCCACCGGCGAAAGCGCCCAGATTTTCCGCCGCCAGGGCGACTGGCGGGTCTGCGTCGCCTCCGCCGAACGGCCCATCGGCCTGCGCGACACGATCCCCGTCGGAACCCAGCTGTCCATGAAGGCCGGTTCGGCCGCCCAGGTCCTACTCGCCTGGGAGGACCACGACCGCCTGCTGGAGGGCCTGCAGTCCGCGCGTTTCACGCCCACCGTTCTGGCGGGAGTACGACGGCGGGGCTGGGGCCAGAGCCTTGGCGAGCGGGAGCCCGGGGTCGCCTCCGTCTCGGCACCCGTGCGGGGACCGTCCGGCAGGGTGATCGCCGCCGTCTCCATCTCCGGCCCGATCGAGCGCCTCACCCGGCAGCCCGGCCGGCTGCACGCGGAGGTCGTCTGCAACGCCGCCCGCGTCCTGACCGAAGCGCTCCGCAAGAACAACGACTAG
- a CDS encoding DUF1697 domain-containing protein gives MTSYAVFLRGINVGGINIRMADLKEALKSGPFTGVKTLLASGNVVLASELEPAAVKKEFETALRKAFGYDAWVVVLTSDRVSDLVAACRYPADDKSTHTYLTLASDAAALDELFTAGEALDGAEQERLGPEAMAWLAPAGGTLESPFSKLSAKPKYKASTTTRNLRTMIKVRDAAAALQTAAG, from the coding sequence ATGACCAGCTACGCAGTGTTCCTCCGCGGCATTAACGTGGGCGGCATCAACATTAGGATGGCGGACCTCAAGGAAGCCCTGAAGTCGGGACCGTTCACCGGTGTGAAGACGCTGCTGGCCAGCGGCAATGTGGTGCTGGCCAGCGAACTTGAGCCTGCCGCCGTCAAGAAGGAATTCGAGACAGCCCTGCGGAAGGCCTTCGGCTATGACGCCTGGGTGGTGGTGCTGACCTCAGACCGCGTGTCGGACCTCGTTGCGGCCTGCCGCTATCCGGCAGACGACAAAAGCACGCACACCTATCTCACGCTGGCCTCCGACGCGGCCGCACTGGACGAGCTGTTCACCGCGGGGGAAGCATTGGATGGCGCCGAGCAGGAGCGGCTGGGTCCCGAGGCCATGGCCTGGCTGGCGCCCGCTGGCGGCACGCTCGAAAGCCCGTTCAGCAAACTTTCGGCCAAGCCGAAGTACAAGGCCTCCACCACCACCCGAAACCTCCGCACCATGATCAAGGTCCGGGACGCTGCGGCAGCCCTGCAGACGGCAGCCGGCTGA
- a CDS encoding GTPase encodes MNRRGRAKEETRLQGRLEALGRARELAEGVLPGAALEDVVGVLERARSRRALSADHTVVGFFGATGSGKSTLFNAVNGAEIATAAARRPTTSEPLASVWGADGSEPLLDWLDVRARHHADAVDGFADEDAGLILLDLPDFDSTRTANREIVQRLVGMVDVLVWVLDPQKYADDAVHNGFLAPLASHGAVTLVVLNQVDRLPAGDVAPVLESLRGLLARDGLGKVQVLAASALTGVGVDGVRAAIRRVVSQREALSLRLSADVTKAAAQLEEAAGRGDAAGVRGGTVARLGDELATAANVPLVAAAVSASYRIESTRRTGWPVTRWLVRFRSDPLRRLNLRRNASAEVNRTSLPSAGAPERARTDAAVREFADAASDGAPGPWRASIRAAARAGRDRLPDALDQAIAGADLAAGRKSWWWGAFNVIQWLALVAAVAGLGWLGVLAGLGYLQLPVPEVPRVEGWPVPTLLIGGGAALGILLAVTARFISAGVARRRGARARKRLNAAVAEVAGRLVVEPVEAEVRRLEAFNAALRAAAG; translated from the coding sequence GTGAACCGCCGGGGGAGGGCCAAGGAAGAGACGCGGCTGCAGGGCCGCCTGGAGGCTTTGGGCAGGGCCCGGGAGCTGGCCGAAGGCGTGCTTCCCGGCGCCGCCCTGGAGGACGTCGTCGGGGTGCTGGAACGTGCCAGGTCGCGGCGGGCGCTTTCCGCCGACCATACGGTGGTGGGCTTCTTCGGGGCGACCGGAAGTGGAAAATCCACCCTGTTCAACGCCGTGAACGGCGCTGAAATCGCGACGGCGGCGGCGCGGCGGCCCACGACGTCCGAACCTTTGGCAAGTGTGTGGGGCGCGGACGGCAGTGAGCCGCTGCTGGACTGGCTTGATGTCCGGGCCCGCCACCATGCAGATGCCGTGGACGGGTTCGCCGACGAGGACGCCGGGCTGATTCTGCTGGACTTGCCCGACTTCGACTCGACGCGCACCGCGAACCGGGAGATTGTGCAGCGCCTGGTGGGGATGGTGGATGTCCTGGTCTGGGTGCTGGACCCGCAGAAGTACGCCGACGACGCCGTCCACAACGGCTTCCTGGCGCCGCTGGCGTCACACGGCGCCGTAACGCTGGTGGTCCTCAACCAGGTGGACAGGCTTCCGGCGGGGGATGTCGCGCCCGTGCTCGAGTCGCTGCGGGGACTCTTGGCGCGCGACGGGCTGGGCAAGGTCCAGGTCCTGGCGGCCTCCGCGCTGACCGGAGTGGGTGTAGACGGCGTCAGAGCCGCCATCCGCCGCGTGGTATCGCAGCGGGAAGCGCTGTCGCTGCGGCTTTCCGCGGATGTGACCAAGGCGGCGGCGCAGCTGGAGGAAGCAGCGGGCCGCGGCGACGCCGCGGGCGTGAGGGGCGGGACCGTCGCGCGGCTTGGTGACGAACTGGCGACGGCGGCCAACGTACCCCTGGTGGCCGCTGCAGTGTCCGCGTCCTACCGGATAGAGTCCACCCGGCGCACGGGCTGGCCGGTGACGCGGTGGCTTGTGCGTTTCAGGTCTGACCCCCTCCGCCGGCTCAACCTGCGCCGCAACGCTAGCGCGGAGGTAAACCGGACATCACTGCCGTCCGCCGGGGCTCCCGAGCGCGCGCGGACCGATGCTGCGGTCCGCGAGTTTGCTGACGCCGCCAGTGACGGTGCCCCTGGCCCCTGGCGGGCGTCCATCCGCGCGGCGGCCCGGGCGGGAAGGGACCGGCTGCCTGATGCCCTTGACCAGGCGATCGCCGGCGCTGACCTCGCTGCGGGACGGAAGTCCTGGTGGTGGGGGGCGTTTAACGTGATTCAGTGGCTCGCGCTGGTCGCGGCCGTGGCGGGGCTGGGCTGGCTGGGTGTACTGGCGGGGCTAGGCTACCTGCAGCTGCCTGTTCCGGAGGTGCCCAGGGTAGAAGGCTGGCCGGTCCCCACCCTGCTGATTGGCGGCGGAGCTGCACTGGGGATCCTGCTTGCCGTGACGGCCAGATTCATCTCTGCCGGGGTCGCCCGCCGCCGCGGCGCGAGGGCCAGGAAGCGGCTCAACGCCGCCGTGGCAGAGGTGGCTGGCCGGCTTGTGGTGGAACCCGTGGAGGCGGAGGTCCGTCGGCTGGAGGCATTCAACGCGGCGCTGCGGGCCGCAGCCGGCTAG
- a CDS encoding dynamin family protein, giving the protein METQPAGVRLLEDVRRDLAAVSLPLALPTAEQARLEIRNSVAQLDDYVLPRYRSLDAPLLAVVGGSTGAGKSTLVNALVGHPVTRAGAIRPTTRQPILLHHPSEADWFEDQRVLPGLSRIRGTVIPAAATPAATAAPAGPAGPATDTAPVTSLVLVGEAAVPEGIALLDAPDVDSVSDENRRLAGQLLAAADLWIFVTTANRYADAVPWKLLLNAASRDIMVAVVLDRVPPAAEAEVSEDLRSMLAREGLGAARLFVIPEVALGSSGMLPPETVQPLKAWLRGLADDAAARADIARRTLHGAVRELGQRVGRIADAATEQGRAATLLGDDVRAAYQNAGTRIIDATKDGALLRGEVLARWQDFVGTGEFFRSLEQNVGRFRHRLGAFFRGEPAPAVKVETAIETGLHAVIVDEAAKAAEDADQRWRSDPAGRQLLGTDDLSGTSPGFADLVAAEIRDWQAGLMELIRTEGQDKRTQARWLSFGINGLGAALMIVVFSMTAGLTGLEIGVAGGTAVVGQKLLEAVFGEDAVRRLARTARDDLSSRCRTLLAAEQQRFLDRLAPEAGQAAVGLAEHARALTRLADAT; this is encoded by the coding sequence ATGGAAACGCAGCCTGCCGGCGTGCGGCTCCTGGAGGACGTCCGCCGCGATCTGGCAGCCGTCTCGTTGCCGCTGGCCCTGCCGACGGCCGAACAGGCGCGGCTGGAGATCCGGAACTCCGTGGCCCAGCTCGATGACTACGTCCTGCCCCGCTACCGCAGCCTTGACGCTCCGCTGCTGGCCGTCGTCGGCGGTTCGACCGGAGCCGGCAAGTCGACACTCGTGAACGCGCTCGTGGGCCATCCGGTCACACGGGCCGGCGCCATCCGGCCCACCACCCGCCAGCCCATCCTCCTGCACCATCCCTCGGAAGCCGACTGGTTCGAGGACCAGCGGGTCCTGCCCGGCCTCAGCCGGATCCGCGGAACCGTGATCCCGGCCGCCGCGACGCCTGCCGCCACTGCTGCACCAGCCGGCCCTGCCGGACCGGCAACGGACACCGCGCCCGTCACGTCATTGGTCCTCGTGGGAGAGGCTGCCGTGCCCGAGGGCATCGCACTGCTCGATGCTCCGGACGTGGACTCCGTCTCCGACGAGAACCGCAGGCTCGCCGGGCAGCTGCTGGCGGCAGCCGACCTGTGGATCTTCGTGACCACCGCCAACCGCTACGCTGACGCGGTTCCGTGGAAGCTGCTGCTGAACGCGGCGTCGAGGGACATCATGGTGGCGGTGGTCCTCGACCGCGTGCCGCCCGCGGCGGAAGCCGAAGTGAGCGAGGACCTGCGCAGCATGCTGGCGCGGGAAGGCCTTGGTGCCGCCCGTCTGTTCGTCATCCCGGAAGTCGCCCTCGGCAGCTCCGGCATGCTGCCGCCGGAAACCGTGCAGCCCCTGAAAGCCTGGCTCCGCGGCCTTGCCGACGACGCCGCAGCCCGCGCTGACATCGCACGGCGGACGCTGCATGGTGCCGTCCGCGAGCTCGGCCAACGCGTCGGCCGCATCGCCGACGCGGCCACGGAACAGGGCCGCGCGGCCACGCTGCTGGGCGACGACGTACGGGCGGCCTACCAGAACGCCGGAACCCGGATCATCGACGCCACCAAGGACGGGGCGCTCCTGCGCGGCGAGGTCTTGGCCCGCTGGCAGGACTTTGTGGGAACGGGTGAGTTTTTCCGCAGCCTGGAGCAGAACGTGGGACGGTTCCGCCATCGGCTTGGGGCGTTCTTCCGCGGCGAGCCCGCGCCCGCAGTGAAAGTGGAAACCGCCATTGAAACGGGGCTCCACGCGGTCATAGTGGATGAGGCCGCCAAGGCGGCGGAGGACGCAGACCAGCGCTGGCGCTCGGATCCCGCAGGCCGGCAGCTTCTAGGTACGGACGACCTCTCGGGCACGAGCCCCGGCTTTGCGGACCTCGTGGCTGCGGAAATACGCGACTGGCAGGCCGGCCTCATGGAACTTATCAGGACCGAAGGGCAGGACAAGCGGACCCAGGCGCGCTGGCTCTCTTTCGGTATCAACGGCCTCGGTGCGGCCCTGATGATCGTGGTGTTCTCCATGACTGCCGGGCTGACCGGCCTTGAGATCGGCGTCGCCGGAGGTACCGCCGTCGTGGGTCAGAAACTGCTCGAAGCCGTCTTCGGTGAGGACGCCGTCCGAAGGCTTGCACGTACCGCCCGTGACGATTTGAGCAGCAGGTGCCGAACCCTGCTGGCGGCTGAGCAGCAGCGCTTCCTGGACCGGCTTGCCCCGGAAGCCGGGCAGGCCGCCGTGGGGCTCGCCGAACACGCACGGGCGCTCACACGGTTGGCGGATGCCACGTGA
- a CDS encoding HAD family hydrolase, with protein MSQPAVETTVLSRSLGAVSGVLFDIDDTLVDLAYAMTTALRDASEHLLPGLDEAGWEKVGRIFTHETTHYYDRYLAGELTFNEQRLLRGRAALGHFGVEMGEGEESHNWLSTYSRLQPSYVRAYEDVLPFLNALDHAGIPYGAVSNNVHDYQRVKLDSAGLERIRFLVGTDTVGVPKPDPAIYLEGVRLIGSTPATTLYIGDNRLLDAEGSTAAGLLGIWLNRSGEQAPGFQGQEIASLLELLALPAGSS; from the coding sequence ATGTCACAGCCTGCAGTGGAAACCACCGTCCTGTCCCGCAGCCTCGGGGCGGTCAGCGGTGTCCTGTTCGACATTGACGACACCCTTGTGGACCTTGCCTACGCCATGACCACGGCGCTGCGGGACGCCAGCGAACACCTCCTTCCCGGCCTGGACGAGGCCGGGTGGGAGAAGGTGGGGCGGATCTTCACCCACGAGACCACCCACTACTACGACCGCTACCTCGCCGGTGAGCTGACCTTCAATGAGCAGCGACTGCTCCGGGGCCGCGCCGCCCTGGGCCACTTCGGCGTCGAAATGGGCGAGGGGGAGGAGTCGCACAACTGGCTCAGCACCTACTCGCGGCTGCAGCCCAGCTACGTTCGGGCCTACGAGGACGTCCTGCCGTTCCTCAACGCCCTGGACCATGCCGGCATCCCGTACGGGGCCGTGAGTAACAACGTGCACGACTACCAGCGGGTGAAGCTGGACAGCGCCGGCCTGGAACGCATCCGGTTCCTCGTGGGCACCGATACCGTCGGCGTCCCCAAGCCGGACCCTGCCATCTACCTCGAGGGCGTCCGGCTGATCGGCAGCACACCCGCCACCACGCTCTACATCGGGGACAACCGGCTCCTGGACGCAGAGGGCTCGACGGCGGCAGGACTGCTGGGCATCTGGCTGAACCGCAGCGGGGAACAGGCTCCGGGTTTCCAGGGGCAAGAGATTGCCTCGCTGCTGGAACTGCTGGCTCTGCCGGCCGGGTCCAGCTAG
- the gltX gene encoding glutamate--tRNA ligase, with translation MTTPSAAPAAIPAVTAETPVRVRFCPSPTGTPHVGLIRTALFNWAYARHTGGKMIFRIEDTDSARDSEESYHQLLDALKWLGIDWDEGVEVGGPHTPYRQSQRSELYQDVIAKLRAGGHIYESYSTPDEIEARHRAAGQDPKLGYDGFDRDLSDEQVAAFKAEGREAVLRLRMPDEDITFTDLVRGEITFKAGSVPDFAVVRANGAPLYTLVNPVDDALMGITHVLRGEDLLSSTPRQIALYRALYAVGVAEYMPEFGHLPYVMGQGNKKLSKRDPESSLFLHRERGFIPEGLLNYLSLLGWSLSADEDIFTVEELVKNFDIHDVLANPARFDLKKAEAINGTHVRLLDPAVFRERLVPYLRHAGLVGETLTDRQEEILTESAPLVQERITLLGEAPEMLAFLFKSDDAIDVAADARKGLPENVTEVLDAALAALEPIGDWNAENIQSALKQALVEDLGIKPRLAFGPVRTAISGRRISPPLFESMVILGKESSLARLRAFRG, from the coding sequence ATGACTACCCCCTCCGCCGCTCCTGCTGCCATTCCTGCCGTCACCGCCGAAACGCCCGTCCGCGTCCGCTTCTGCCCGTCACCCACGGGCACCCCGCACGTCGGGCTGATCCGCACGGCGCTGTTCAACTGGGCCTACGCCCGCCACACCGGCGGCAAGATGATCTTCCGCATCGAGGACACGGACTCGGCGCGCGACAGTGAGGAAAGCTACCACCAGCTGCTGGATGCCCTGAAGTGGCTCGGCATCGACTGGGACGAGGGCGTCGAGGTGGGCGGGCCCCACACGCCGTACCGCCAGTCGCAGCGGAGCGAGCTGTACCAGGACGTCATCGCCAAACTCAGGGCGGGCGGCCATATCTACGAGTCCTACTCGACGCCGGATGAGATCGAAGCGCGCCACCGCGCCGCCGGTCAGGACCCGAAACTGGGCTACGACGGCTTTGACCGTGACCTCAGCGACGAACAGGTCGCGGCGTTCAAGGCCGAGGGCCGGGAAGCCGTGCTGCGCCTGCGGATGCCGGACGAGGACATCACGTTCACCGACCTGGTCCGTGGCGAGATCACCTTCAAGGCGGGCTCTGTCCCCGACTTCGCCGTGGTGCGCGCCAACGGTGCACCGCTGTACACGCTGGTCAACCCGGTGGACGACGCCCTCATGGGGATCACGCACGTTCTCCGCGGCGAGGACCTGCTCAGCTCCACGCCGCGCCAGATCGCCCTGTACCGGGCGCTGTATGCGGTGGGCGTCGCGGAATACATGCCCGAGTTCGGTCACCTGCCCTACGTCATGGGCCAGGGCAACAAGAAGCTTTCCAAGCGTGACCCGGAATCAAGCCTCTTCCTGCACAGGGAGCGCGGCTTCATCCCCGAGGGGCTGCTGAACTACCTGTCCCTGCTCGGCTGGTCCCTGAGCGCCGACGAGGATATCTTCACGGTGGAAGAGCTGGTGAAGAACTTCGACATCCACGATGTTCTGGCCAACCCGGCCCGCTTCGACCTCAAGAAGGCCGAAGCGATCAACGGAACACACGTCAGGCTGCTGGACCCTGCGGTGTTCCGCGAGCGGCTGGTCCCGTACCTCCGTCACGCCGGCCTGGTGGGGGAGACCCTCACCGACCGCCAGGAGGAAATCCTGACGGAGTCCGCACCTCTGGTCCAGGAGCGAATCACCCTCCTCGGCGAAGCCCCGGAGATGCTGGCGTTCCTGTTCAAATCCGACGACGCGATCGACGTCGCCGCCGACGCCCGCAAGGGCCTGCCGGAGAACGTCACCGAGGTTCTTGACGCGGCGCTGGCCGCGCTCGAGCCGATCGGCGACTGGAATGCTGAAAACATCCAGTCCGCGCTGAAGCAGGCGCTGGTGGAGGACCTGGGCATCAAGCCCCGGCTCGCGTTCGGCCCCGTACGCACCGCCATCTCCGGCCGCCGGATCTCGCCGCCGCTGTTCGAGTCCATGGTCATCCTGGGCAAGGAATCGTCCCTGGCCCGCCTGCGGGCTTTCCGCGGCTGA